From a single Natronorubrum tibetense GA33 genomic region:
- a CDS encoding PLP-dependent cysteine synthase family protein, whose protein sequence is MTTHEQPVDSVLETIGRTPLVALQDGPEDVQCYAKLESFNPGASVKDRIGRYMIRKMLERGDVNEGGTIVEPTAGNTGIGLAISAKQLGLDAIFVVPERFSLEKQQLMAALDAEIINTPTDAGMGGAIERAHELAAELDDAVVPQQFSNPLNTEAHYATTGPEIYEALEGEVGAVVAGCGTAGTLMGIARYARERDPNTYVAAVEPEGSLYGEFLDEDREEGEYKTEGIGTHNIETNELFEPDLVDAVHAVPDREAHAELERLAREEGHLVASSAGAASVATKRVARGISEGEIDAPHETVVTVFPDSSERYLSKGIYRSFEEWEG, encoded by the coding sequence ATGACGACCCACGAGCAGCCGGTGGACTCGGTCCTCGAGACGATCGGTCGGACGCCACTCGTCGCCCTTCAGGACGGTCCCGAGGACGTCCAGTGTTACGCGAAACTCGAGTCGTTCAACCCCGGCGCGAGCGTGAAAGACCGGATCGGCCGCTACATGATCCGGAAGATGCTCGAGCGCGGTGACGTGAACGAAGGCGGAACGATCGTCGAGCCGACCGCGGGGAACACCGGGATCGGGCTCGCGATCTCCGCGAAACAGTTGGGGCTCGACGCGATCTTCGTCGTGCCCGAGCGCTTCAGTCTGGAGAAACAGCAGCTCATGGCCGCGCTGGACGCCGAAATCATCAACACGCCCACGGACGCGGGGATGGGCGGAGCGATCGAGCGCGCACACGAACTGGCGGCCGAACTCGACGACGCCGTCGTCCCCCAGCAGTTCTCGAACCCGCTCAACACGGAGGCCCACTATGCGACGACCGGCCCCGAGATCTACGAGGCGCTCGAGGGCGAGGTCGGAGCCGTCGTCGCCGGCTGTGGCACCGCGGGGACGCTCATGGGCATCGCGCGATACGCACGCGAGCGGGACCCGAACACCTACGTCGCGGCCGTCGAACCTGAGGGGTCACTGTACGGCGAGTTCCTCGACGAAGACCGCGAAGAAGGCGAGTACAAGACCGAGGGCATCGGCACGCATAACATCGAGACCAACGAGTTGTTCGAGCCGGACCTCGTCGACGCCGTCCACGCCGTCCCCGACCGCGAGGCCCACGCGGAACTCGAACGGCTGGCTCGCGAGGAAGGCCACCTCGTCGCCTCGAGCGCCGGGGCCGCGAGCGTCGCGACGAAACGGGTCGCCCGCGGCATTTCCGAGGGAGAGATCGACGCGCCCCACGAGACGGTCGTGACGGTGTTTCCGGACTCGAGCGAGCGCTACCTCTCGAAGGGGATCTACCGATCGTTCGAGGAGTGGGAGGGCTAA
- a CDS encoding DUF5798 family protein, with protein MGLGSTAKKIQGLSDRAEAMYKQVQELQQRIIGLEEEVDDTHDTVKSIDHQLTEQRALLLALAEEQGIDGEQILAEAAIDEAEAVADGDDEDGDDAGSADGDADASDTEAPDATAE; from the coding sequence ATGGGACTTGGAAGCACTGCAAAGAAGATCCAGGGGCTGTCGGACCGCGCCGAAGCGATGTACAAGCAGGTACAGGAGCTCCAACAGCGCATCATCGGCCTCGAGGAAGAGGTCGACGACACTCACGACACGGTCAAGAGCATCGACCATCAGCTAACCGAACAGCGCGCCCTCTTGCTCGCACTGGCCGAAGAGCAGGGAATCGACGGCGAACAGATCCTTGCCGAGGCAGCCATCGACGAGGCCGAAGCCGTGGCCGATGGTGACGACGAGGACGGCGACGACGCAGGGTCTGCCGACGGTGACGCGGACGCCAGCGACACCGAAGCGCCCGATGCGACCGCCGAGTAG